A stretch of Anolis sagrei isolate rAnoSag1 chromosome X, rAnoSag1.mat, whole genome shotgun sequence DNA encodes these proteins:
- the LOC132780626 gene encoding vomeronasal type-2 receptor 26-like has protein sequence MSRSYQQVLALVFAVEKINKDPNFLPNISLGFRIYDNYYNGGQTYENVISLLSERDKLTPILPPPYGYGYYYGYGYPSYNMMGTENEEKVKILPNYNCQGHKKMVAVIGGLTSEFSMQMANLLGIYKLPQPPNSKCSDNCPPGLRKVLLDDKPSCCFHCTECPNGEISNQTDMDHCVACEEHLYANEARNTCITKNIIYLSYGEPLGIISASTSLSFSVFAALVLGTFIKFRGHPIVKANNRHLSYILLSTLILCFLCCLLFIGRPRKMTCLFRQAVFGIIFSASLATVLAKTITVVLAFKATKPGSGARKWLRPRLAYFFIMVCSLIPTAICMVWLGTSPPFPDADFYSELGHIILECNEGSPAALYSILGYMGLLALVSFIVAFLARKLPDVFNEAKFITFSMLLFCTVWVSFIPAYLSTKGKYMVTVEIFSILASSAGLLGCIFLPKCYVILLHLDKNQKVQISNRYFHR, from the exons ATGTCAAGGAGCTACCAGCAAGTCTTGGCACTTGTATTTGCTGTGGAGAAAATCAACAAAGATCCCAATTTCTTACCCAATATTTCTCTGGGATTCCGTATCTATGATAACTATTACAATGGAGGCCAAACCTATGAGAACGTCATTAGCCTTCTGTCTGAAAGGGACAAACTCACTCCaattcttcctcctccctatggatATGGGTACTACTATGGTTATGGGTATCCATCTTACAACATGATGGGCACAGAGAATGAGGAGAAAGTCAAAATACTTCCCAACTACAATTGCCAAGGCCACAAGAAGATGGTGGCTGTCATTGGAGGGTTGACATCAGAGTTCTCCATGCAGATGGCCAACTTGCTGGGGATCTACAAGTTACCACAG CCACCTAATTCTAAGTGCAGCGATAACTGTCCCCCTGGATTACGGAAAGTCCTTCTTGATGACAAACCCAGTTGTTGCTTCCATTGCACTGAATGTCCCAATGGGGAAATCTCCAACCAAACAG ATATGGACCATTGTGTGGCGTGTGAAGAACATCTCTATGCAAATGAAGCAAGAAATACATGTATCACCAAAAACATCATCTACCTGTCCTATGGAGAACCTTTGGGAATTATTTCAGCTtccacttctctttctttctcagtttTTGCTGCCCTGGTGCTAGGAACTTTTATTAAGTTCAGAGGGCATCCTATAGTCAAAGCCAATAACCGTCATCTCAGTTATATTCTCTTATCCACTCTGATACTCTGTTTCCTCTGTTGCTTGCTCTTCATCGGACGCCCAAGGAAAATGACTTGCCTTTTTCGGCAAGCAGTCTTTGGGATCATTTTCTCTGCCTCTCTTGCTACAGTTTTGGCCAAAACCATCACGGTGGTTCTGGCTTTCAAGGCCACAAAGCCAGGCAGCGGTGCACGAAAATGGCTGAGACCTAGACTTGCATATTTCTTTATAATGGTCTGTTCTCTCATTCCGACTGCCATTTGCATGGTTTGGTTGGGAACCTCCCCTCCATTCCCAGATGCTGATTTCTATTCAGAGCTTGGACACATCATCCTGGAGTGCAATGAGGGCTCACCCGCTGCACTCTACTCCATTCTGGGCTACATGGGCCTCTTGGCTTTGGTGAGCTTCATTGTGGCTTTCCTTGCCAGGAAGCTGCCTGATGTGTTCAATGAAGCCAAGTTCATAACTTTCAGCATGCTGCTTTTCTGCACTGTCTGGGTATCCTTCATCCCAGCCTATCTCAGCACAAAGGGGAAATATATGGTGACTGTAGAGATTTTCTCAATTTTGGCCTCTAGCGCTGGGTTACTTGGCTGCATCTTTCTACCTAAGTGTTATGTCATTCTACTGCATCTAGATAAGAACCAAAAAGTGCAAATAAGCAACAGATATTTCCACCGATAA
- the LOC132780627 gene encoding vomeronasal type-2 receptor 26-like → MSKNYQQVLALVFAVEKINKDPHFLPNISLGFRLYDNNYNGGQTYENVISLLSERDKLTLIPPPLYGYESYYGYGQPSYNMMGTEDAEKVTIYPNYNCQGHKKMVAVIGGLTSESSVQMANMLEVYKLPQPPHSVCSNKCLPGFHKMPLKANPKCCFQCTECPKGAISNQSDMDFCMKCKEDFYPNKARNKCILKSITFLSYTEPLGIVSVSVALYSFLLSALVLAMFIKHRDSAIVKANNRHLSYILLSSLMLCFLCSLLFIGQPRKMTCLLRQTAFGIIFSVSLATILAKTITVVLAFKATKPGSGTRKWLRPRLSYFFIMVCSLIQTVICMVWLGTSPPFPDADFYSEPGHIILECNESSPAALYSILGYMGLLALVSFIVAFLARKLPDRFNEAKFITFSMLVFCIVWMAFIPTYLSTKGKYMVAVEIFSILTSGVGLLGCIFLPKSYVILLHLDRNQKVQITSKYFHK, encoded by the exons ATGTCAAAGAACTACCAGCAAGTCTTGGCACTTGTATTTGCTGTGGAGAAAATCAACAAGGATCCCCATTTCTTACCCAACATTTCACTGGGATTCCGCCTCTATGACAACAATTATAATGGAGGCCAAACCTATGAGAATGTTATTAGTCTTCTGTCTGAAAGGGACAAGCTCACTctgattcctcctcctctctatggATATGAGTCCTACTATGGTTATGGGCAGCCTTCTTATAACATGATGGGCACAGAGGATGCAGAGAAGGTCACAATATATCCCAACTACAATTGCCAAGGCCACAAGAAGATGGTGGCTGTCATTGGGGGGCTGACATCAGAGTCATCTGTGCAGATGGCCAACATGCTGGAGGTCTACAAGTTACCACAG CCACCTCATTCTGTGTGCAGCAATAAATGCTTACCTGGATTCCACAAGATGCCTTTGAAGGCCAACCCCAAGTGTTGCTTCCAGTGTACTGAATGCCCTAAAGGAGCAATATCCAACCAGTCAG ATATGGATTTCTGTATGAAGTGCAAAGAGGACTTCTATCCAAACAAAGCAAGAAATAAGTGTATACTCAAAAGCATCACTTTTCTATCCTACACAGAACCTTTGGGAATAGTTTCAGTGTCTGTTGCTCtatattccttcctcctttctgcccTGGTACTTGCAATGTTCATTAAGCACAGGGATTCTGCCATAGTCAAAGCCAACAATCGACATCTCAGCTAtatcctcctctcttccctcatGCTGTGTTTCCTCTGTTCTTTGCTCTTCATTGGTCAACCAAGGAAAATGACCTGCCTTCTTCGACAGACAGCCTTTGGGAtcattttctctgtctctcttgctACCATCTTGGCCAAAACCATTACCGTGGTTCTGGCCTTCAAGGCCACAAAACCAGGCAGCGGTACACGGAAATGGCTGAGACCTAGACTTTCATATTTCTTTATAATGGTCTGTTCTCTTATTCAGACTGTCATTTGCATGGTCTGGCTGGGAACCTCCCCTCCATTCCCAGATGCTGATTTCTACTCAGAGCCTGGACACATCATCCTGGAGTGCAATGAAAGCTCACCTGCTGCACTCTACTCCATTCTGGGCTACATGGGTCTCTTGGCTTTGGTGAGCTTCATTGTGGCTTTCCTTGCCAGGAAGCTCCCTGACAGGTTCAATGAAGCCAAGTTCATCACTTTCAGCATGTTGGTTTTCTGCATTGTCTGGATGGCCTTCATCCCAACGTACCTCAGCACTAAGGGGAAATATATGGTGGCTGTGGAGATCTTCTCTATTTTGACCTCTGGAGTTGGGTTACTTGGCTGCATCTTTCTACCTAAGTCTTATGTCATTCTACTGCATCTAGATAGGAACCAAAAAGTGCAAATAACTAGCAAATATTTCCACAAATAA